Proteins encoded together in one Miscanthus floridulus cultivar M001 chromosome 16, ASM1932011v1, whole genome shotgun sequence window:
- the LOC136512687 gene encoding serine/threonine-protein kinase RHS3-like produces MDFSPQRKSGERNPGSFEHDDSDDEFSAESTASKPSAHSHDSNKSKPKTSHGGSTHATTTPLPLQSSSEPTGAAIVAAATAMAGNNNAEATSVDSGGPRSNSMESSSSGSTASGTTPANVRRHTGGDSRWDAIQLATSQEAQLNLGHFRLLKRLGYGDIGSVYLVELRATPAFFAMKVMDKASIISRNKMARAQTEREILGLLDHPFLPTLYTHFETDKFYCLVMEYCSGGNLHSLRQKQPGKHFTEPAARFYVAEVLLAMEYLHMLGIVYRDLKPENVLVREDGHIMLSDFDLSLRCTVSPTLVKSSSVHSTGSGGGGGGGGGGGGSSSVGRGVDVADGDVITANQGCIQPSSFFPRILPRRSRKPSKSELGLSGPPAVEFNAEPTDARSMSFVGTHEYLAPEIIRGEGHGSAVDWWTLGIFLYELLHGSTPFKGAGNRATLCNVIEQPLRFPSDGAAGGPAVSSVARDLIRGLLVKDPQKRIAFTRGATEIKQHPFFEGVNWALVRSMTPPSVPDPVDFRQYGAAKEKKASDSSTTAAVEAAPAGPAGKQNSGESYTDFEYF; encoded by the coding sequence ATGGACTTCAGCCCTCAAAGAAAGAGCGGCGAACGCAATCCCGGCAGCTTCGAACacgatgacagtgatgatgagttcagtGCTGAATCCACCGCCTCTAAGCCGTCTGCACATTCGCACGACAGCAACAAATCCAAGCCCAAGACGAGCCATGGCGGTTCAACGCACGCGACGACGACGCCGTTGCCGCTCCAAAGTAGCTCCGAACCGACAGGCGCTGCCATCGTCGCtgcggcgacggcgatggcgggCAATAATAATGCTGAAGCCACCAGCGTGGACAGCGGCGGGCCGAGAAGCAACAGCATggagagcagcagcagcggcagcacaGCCTCGGGCACCACGCCGGCCAACGTCCGGCGGCACACCGGCGGCGACAGCCGGTGGGACGCCATCCAGCTGGCCACGTCCCAGGAAGCGCAGCTGAACCTGGGCCACTTCCGGCTGCTCAAGCGCCTGGGCTACGGCGACATCGGCAGCGTGTACCTGGTGGAGCTCCGCGCCACGCCGGCCTTCTTCGCCATGAAGGTGATGGACAAGGCGTCCATCATCAGCCGGAACAAGATGGCCCGCGCGCAGACGGAGCGCGAGATCCTCGGCCTCCTGGACCACCCCTTCCTCCCCACGCTCTACACGCACTTCGAGACCGACAAGTTCTACTGCCTCGTCATGGAGTACTGCAGCGGCGGCAACCTCCACTCGCTCCGCCAGAAGCAGCCCGGCAAGCACTTCACCGAGCCCGCCGCCAGGTTCTACGTCGCCGAGGTGCTGCTGGCCATGGAGTACCTGCACATGCTGGGGATCGTGTACAGGGACCTCAAGCCGGAGAACGTGCTGGTCCGGGAGGACGGCCACATCATGCTCTCCGACTTCGACCTGTCGCTGCGCTGCACCGTGAGCCCGACTCTGGTCAAGTCGTCGTCGGTGCACTCCACCGGGAGCGGAGGCGGAGGAggcgggggaggaggcggcggcggcagcagcagcgtcGGCAGAGGAGTGGACGTCGCGGACGGCGACGTCATCACCGCCAACCAGGGGTGCATCCAGCCGTCGTCCTTCTTCCCGCGCATTCTTCCCCGGCGCAGCCGGAAGCCGTCCAAGAGCGAGCTGGGGCTCAGCGGCCCGCCCGCGGTGGAGTTCAACGCGGAGCCGACGGACGCGCGCTCCATGTCGTTCGTCGGCACGCACGAGTACCTGGCGCCGGAGATCATCCGCGGCGAGGGGCACGGCAGCGCGGTGGACTGGTGGACGCTCGGCATCTTCCTCTACGAGCTGCTGCACGGTTCCACGCCCTTCAAGGGCGCCGGCAACCGCGCCACGCTGTGCAACGTCATCGAGCAGCCGCTGCGCTTCCCCTCCGACGGCGCGGCCGGGGGCCCGGCGGTCAGCTCCGTCGCCAGGGACCTCATCCGCGGCCTGCTCGTCAAGGACCCACAGAAGAGGATCGCCTTCACCAGGGGCGCCACGGAGATCAAGCAGCACCCGTTCTTCGAGGGTGTCAACTGGGCGCTGGTCAGGAGCATGACCCCGCCGTCGGTGCCGGACCCGGTGGACTTCCGGCAGTACGGAGCTGCCAAGGAGAAGAAGGCGTCCGACAGCAGTACAACGGCGGCCGTGGAGGCGGCGCCAGCTGGTCCGGCCGGAAAGCAAAACTCCGGCGAGTCTTACACGGATTTCGAGTATTTCTAG